One stretch of Vulpes lagopus strain Blue_001 chromosome 12, ASM1834538v1, whole genome shotgun sequence DNA includes these proteins:
- the LOC121474053 gene encoding myosin regulatory light chain 12B-like: IASLGKNPTDAYLEAMMNEAPGPINFTMFLTMFGEKLNGTDPEDVIRNAFACFDEEATGTIQEDYLRELLTTMGDRFTDEEVDELYREAPIDKKGNFNYIEFTRILKHGAKDKDD; encoded by the coding sequence ATTGCttctctagggaagaatccaaCCGATGCGTACCTTGAGGCCATGATGAATGAGGCTCCAGGGCCCATTAATTTCACCATGTTCCTCACGATGTTTGGTGAGAAGTTAAACGGCACAGATCCGGAAGATGTCATCAGAAATGCTTTTGCTTGCTTTGATGAAGAAGCAACTGGCACCATCCAGGAAGATTACCTGAGAGAGCTGCTGACAACCATGGGAGACcggtttacagatgaggaggtgGATGAGCTGTACAGGGAAGCACCTATCGACAAGAAGGGGAATTTCAATTACATTGAGTTCACGCGCATCCTTAAACACGGAGCAAAAGACAAAGATGATTGA